In one window of Thermus aquaticus DNA:
- a CDS encoding transposase, producing IPEREESGKSVERSRLSRKGPPLLRRKLFMGALVAVRHDPEMGAFYRRLLSRGKRKKQALVAVAHKLLRRMMGRLREYYAGQSLQGVA from the coding sequence GATCCCCGAGCGGGAGGAGTCGGGGAAGAGCGTGGAGAGGAGTCGGCTCTCCCGAAAGGGGCCTCCTCTTTTGCGAAGGAAGCTTTTCATGGGGGCTTTGGTGGCGGTGAGGCACGACCCGGAGATGGGGGCCTTCTACCGTCGCCTGCTGTCGCGGGGAAAGCGCAAAAAGCAGGCCCTGGTGGCCGTGGCCCACAAGCTTCTTAGGCGGATGATGGGGAGGCTAAGGGAGTACTACGCAGGCCAGTCCCTCCAAGGGGTGGCTTGA
- the miaB gene encoding tRNA (N6-isopentenyl adenosine(37)-C2)-methylthiotransferase MiaB translates to MRAHIITFGCQMNEYDSHLVASELVSLGWELVDSVEEADFVLVNTCAVRGKPVEKVRSLLGQLRKQKERRGLLIGLMGCLAQLDEGQQMARKFGVDILLGPGALTSLPEALKANEKFWDLTFREDVLDYIPPPPKGALSAHVTIIRGCNHHCTYCIVPTTRGPEVSRHPDLILKEIEMLKKAGVVEITLLGQNVNSYGKDQPGFPSFAELLRMVGGMGIPRVRFLTSHPVNFTDDIIEAIAETPAITRYIHLPVQSGSDRILRRMAREYRRAHYLERIRKIREALPDVVLSTDIIVGFPGETEEDFQETLSLYDEVGYDQAYMFIYSPRPGTPAYKHFQDLPREVKVERLQRLIEKQKEWSYRRNLEWVGKKVEVLVRGVAKEEGYVQGHDRGNHPVLIPAHQAPTPGLYQVEIKQATPHLLFGEVVGATVPGPIPLPVA, encoded by the coding sequence ATGCGCGCCCACATCATTACCTTCGGATGCCAGATGAACGAGTACGACTCCCACCTGGTGGCCAGCGAACTCGTGAGCCTGGGGTGGGAGCTGGTGGACTCCGTGGAGGAGGCGGACTTCGTCCTGGTGAACACCTGCGCCGTGCGGGGGAAGCCCGTGGAGAAGGTCCGGTCCCTTTTGGGCCAGCTTCGCAAGCAAAAGGAGAGGCGGGGCCTCCTCATCGGCCTGATGGGGTGCCTGGCCCAGCTGGACGAGGGCCAGCAGATGGCCAGGAAGTTCGGGGTGGATATCCTCCTGGGGCCTGGGGCCCTCACCTCCTTGCCCGAGGCCCTGAAGGCGAACGAAAAGTTCTGGGACCTCACCTTCCGGGAGGACGTCTTGGACTACATCCCCCCGCCCCCCAAGGGGGCCTTATCCGCCCACGTGACCATCATCCGGGGGTGCAACCACCACTGCACCTACTGCATCGTCCCCACCACCCGGGGCCCCGAGGTCTCCCGCCACCCGGACCTCATCCTGAAGGAGATTGAGATGCTGAAGAAGGCGGGGGTGGTGGAGATCACCCTCCTGGGCCAGAACGTGAACTCCTACGGCAAGGACCAGCCGGGCTTTCCCTCCTTCGCCGAGCTCCTCAGGATGGTGGGGGGGATGGGCATCCCCCGGGTGCGCTTCCTCACCAGCCACCCCGTGAACTTCACCGACGACATCATAGAGGCCATCGCCGAGACCCCGGCCATCACCCGGTACATCCACCTGCCCGTGCAGTCGGGCTCGGACCGGATTCTCAGGCGCATGGCCCGGGAGTACCGTCGGGCCCACTACCTGGAGAGGATCCGCAAGATCCGCGAGGCTTTGCCCGACGTGGTCCTTTCCACCGACATCATCGTGGGCTTCCCCGGGGAGACGGAGGAGGACTTCCAGGAGACCCTTTCCCTCTACGACGAGGTGGGCTACGACCAGGCCTACATGTTCATCTACTCCCCCCGGCCCGGCACCCCCGCCTACAAGCACTTCCAGGACCTGCCCCGGGAGGTGAAGGTGGAGCGCCTCCAGAGGCTCATTGAGAAACAGAAGGAGTGGAGCTACCGCCGGAACCTGGAGTGGGTGGGGAAGAAGGTGGAGGTCCTGGTGCGGGGGGTGGCCAAGGAGGAGGGGTATGTGCAGGGGCATGACCGGGGGAACCACCCGGTCCTGATCCCCGCCCACCAGGCCCCCACCCCCGGGCTCTACCAGGTGGAGATCAAGCAGGCCACGCCCCACCTTCTCTTCGGGGAGGTGGTGGGGGCCACGGTCCCCGGCCCCATCCCGCTGCCCGTGGCCTAG
- a CDS encoding FAD-dependent oxidoreductase, giving the protein MAGSAGGILLVGAGVAGAALALALKERGLSFLWVAEGVGEASRVPVALVNPVRGKRGVLVPEGGEALEAARELYGRYVPLHLGLLRPVPEGEREAWERRLAGSGLRYLWRGEGLYLPGAFWLEPRPFLERVWAELGGVRDRVVAYAPGEVVLEGGRRLRPELVLYAGGARGAGVFGLEGRFIAGLELLLLEYREEALSYRVFLAGVALGGSYLDLPGYEEPPPAEGEVAWLLEGAESLLGYRPRVAGVWRGVRFRRASPLSPIPGGYALTGFGSTGFLLAPLWARRLVQALG; this is encoded by the coding sequence GTGGCGGGGAGCGCGGGCGGCATCCTCCTGGTGGGGGCCGGGGTGGCGGGGGCGGCCCTGGCCCTGGCCTTGAAGGAAAGGGGCCTCTCCTTCCTCTGGGTGGCCGAGGGGGTGGGAGAGGCCAGCCGGGTCCCCGTGGCCCTGGTGAACCCGGTACGGGGAAAAAGGGGGGTCCTGGTGCCGGAAGGGGGGGAGGCCCTGGAGGCCGCCCGGGAGCTCTATGGCCGCTACGTTCCCCTCCACCTGGGCCTTCTCCGCCCGGTGCCGGAGGGGGAACGGGAGGCCTGGGAAAGGCGCCTTGCGGGAAGCGGCCTCCGCTACCTCTGGCGGGGGGAGGGCCTTTACCTGCCCGGGGCCTTCTGGTTGGAGCCCAGGCCCTTTCTGGAAAGGGTGTGGGCGGAGCTTGGGGGTGTGCGGGACCGGGTGGTGGCCTACGCCCCGGGGGAGGTGGTCCTGGAGGGGGGAAGGCGGCTTAGGCCGGAGCTGGTCCTCTACGCCGGGGGGGCCAGGGGGGCGGGGGTCTTTGGCCTCGAGGGCCGCTTTATAGCGGGCCTGGAACTCCTCCTTTTGGAGTACCGGGAGGAGGCCTTAAGCTACCGGGTCTTCCTGGCGGGGGTGGCCCTTGGGGGAAGCTACCTGGACCTTCCCGGCTACGAAGAGCCCCCTCCGGCGGAAGGGGAGGTGGCGTGGCTTTTGGAGGGAGCGGAGAGCCTTCTCGGCTACCGGCCCCGGGTGGCCGGGGTCTGGCGGGGGGTGCGCTTCCGCAGGGCTTCCCCCCTAAGCCCCATCCCCGGGGGGTACGCCCTCACCGGCTTCGGCTCCACCGGCTTTCTCCTGGCCCCCCTCTGGGCCAGGCGGCTGGTCCAGGCCTTAGGCTAG
- a CDS encoding NAD(P)/FAD-dependent oxidoreductase, with product MADVLVVGAGIVGAASAYRLAEAGLKVLLLEKEATFAQGSTGRSAAGVRVQFSEPLNVLLSYHSILEYQRIPEAGYRPIGYLFLVPEALAEAQEEALRTQKALGVPVERLSLEDAREKVPFLEEGLAFATFGPMDGVIDPHGATAFYLKEARRLGAEVRFSEPLLFAERQGGLWRVETPKGRYEAPFLLLSTGAWTGEVGRRLGVEIPIWPVRRVVYATAPAPFPHAFPLTIDLGTGFYLRSEGERLLFGRSNPEEPPGFTEGVDWAWLGPTLEAGLARFPFLSELSLDRRASWWGYYEVTPDHNPIPGFVAEGLLVAAGFSGHGVQQAAMVGRLMAEEVLLGRARSLDITPFGLERFLKGSLVRERGIV from the coding sequence GTGGCGGATGTCCTGGTGGTGGGGGCGGGGATCGTAGGGGCGGCCTCGGCCTACCGGCTAGCGGAGGCGGGGCTTAAGGTCCTCCTTTTGGAGAAGGAGGCCACCTTCGCCCAGGGGTCCACGGGAAGGAGCGCGGCGGGGGTCAGGGTGCAGTTCTCCGAGCCCCTAAACGTTCTCCTTTCCTACCATTCCATCCTGGAGTACCAGCGGATCCCCGAGGCGGGCTACCGGCCCATCGGTTACCTCTTTCTGGTCCCCGAGGCCCTGGCCGAAGCCCAAGAGGAGGCCTTGAGGACGCAGAAGGCCCTGGGGGTGCCCGTGGAGCGGCTTTCCCTGGAGGACGCCAGGGAGAAGGTGCCCTTTTTGGAAGAGGGGCTGGCCTTCGCCACCTTCGGCCCCATGGACGGGGTCATAGACCCCCACGGGGCCACGGCCTTCTACCTGAAGGAGGCCAGGCGGCTTGGGGCCGAGGTGCGCTTTTCTGAGCCCCTCCTCTTCGCCGAGCGCCAAGGGGGCCTCTGGCGGGTGGAGACCCCCAAGGGGCGGTACGAGGCCCCCTTCCTCCTCCTCTCTACCGGGGCCTGGACGGGGGAGGTGGGGCGGAGGCTGGGGGTGGAGATCCCCATCTGGCCCGTGCGCCGGGTGGTTTACGCCACGGCCCCGGCCCCCTTCCCCCACGCCTTTCCCCTCACCATTGACCTGGGGACGGGCTTTTACCTGCGCTCCGAGGGGGAACGCCTCCTCTTTGGCCGCTCCAACCCCGAGGAGCCTCCAGGCTTCACGGAAGGCGTGGACTGGGCCTGGCTTGGGCCCACCCTCGAGGCGGGCCTCGCCCGCTTCCCCTTCCTCTCGGAGCTCTCCCTGGACCGGAGGGCCAGCTGGTGGGGCTACTACGAGGTCACCCCGGACCACAACCCCATCCCGGGCTTCGTGGCCGAGGGGCTTCTTGTGGCGGCGGGCTTCTCCGGGCACGGGGTGCAGCAGGCGGCCATGGTGGGCCGCCTCATGGCGGAGGAGGTCCTCCTGGGGCGGGCGCGAAGCCTGGACATCACGCCTTTTGGCCTGGAGCGCTTCCTAAAGGGAAGCCTGGTGAGGGAGCGGGGAATCGTGTAG
- a CDS encoding YbjN domain-containing protein, whose product MNKDHRFSRAYGDEEGNIWLESELDLSGGVSLGAVGAFLELFRDHSLPDFMAHIGFEP is encoded by the coding sequence TTGAACAAAGACCACCGCTTTAGCCGGGCCTATGGGGACGAGGAGGGGAACATCTGGTTGGAGTCAGAGCTGGACCTCTCGGGAGGGGTGAGCCTGGGGGCGGTGGGGGCCTTTCTGGAGCTTTTCCGGGACCACTCCCTCCCCGACTTCATGGCGCACATCGGCTTTGAACCTTGA
- a CDS encoding molybdenum cofactor guanylyltransferase yields the protein MGYSGAVLAGGASKRFGEDKALFPYRGKPLLQWVLESLQGAEERFVVANRPYEGFGVPVYPDLLPGADSLSGLHSALSHARHPWVAVAACDLPFLSRDYWDFLYEKALASPYPVVVAYSGEGHLEPLAALYHKNCLPQVEGQIRAGDFLLRRIPETLGATYVPFAEVSARFGERVFLNANRKEELP from the coding sequence ATGGGCTACTCGGGCGCGGTGCTGGCGGGGGGAGCCTCCAAGCGCTTCGGGGAGGACAAGGCCCTATTCCCTTACCGGGGAAAGCCCCTCCTCCAATGGGTGTTGGAAAGCCTCCAGGGGGCCGAGGAGCGCTTCGTCGTGGCCAACCGGCCCTACGAGGGCTTCGGCGTCCCCGTCTACCCGGACCTCCTGCCGGGGGCGGACAGCCTCTCCGGCCTGCACTCGGCCCTTTCCCACGCCCGCCATCCCTGGGTGGCGGTGGCCGCTTGCGACCTCCCCTTCCTCAGCCGGGATTACTGGGACTTCCTTTATGAAAAGGCCCTGGCCTCCCCCTACCCCGTGGTGGTGGCCTACTCGGGGGAGGGGCATCTGGAGCCCCTGGCCGCCCTTTACCACAAGAACTGCCTGCCCCAGGTGGAGGGGCAGATCCGGGCGGGGGACTTCCTCCTCCGCCGCATCCCCGAAACCCTGGGGGCCACCTACGTGCCCTTCGCCGAGGTCTCGGCCCGGTTTGGGGAAAGGGTCTTCCTCAACGCCAACCGCAAGGAGGAGCTGCCCTAG